In Brachyhypopomus gauderio isolate BG-103 unplaced genomic scaffold, BGAUD_0.2 sc34, whole genome shotgun sequence, the following are encoded in one genomic region:
- the LOC143485456 gene encoding TOG array regulator of axonemal microtubules protein 1-like encodes MEATAKVLLHKAAESKGFIRQDVDTALDSMVQNCTPIRSMNALLAGGLCHLNAAVRKCTARHLATLVEKIGAGRLLSGAKDITPRIIPAVSKLAQDSSQETKCFGRRILLFLSSHHDFDKMVEKCIPAKDLATIRDTVHTLKSKSWLENFTPASHNWLSRRCSLCSGTSWGPPATVVRSTGGVEA; translated from the exons atGGAGGCAAcggctaaggtcctcctccacaaagcagcggagtccaaaggcttcatcaggcaggacgtggacacagctctggacagcatggtgcagaactgcacccccattcggagcatgaacgcccttctcgctggaggactctg tcatctgaatgctgcagtaagaaagtgtactgctcggcacttggctactttggtagagaagattggtgctggccgcttattgtctggggcgaaagacATCACaccgcgaattattcctgcagtctccaagttggcacaggactcttcacaagaaaccaa gtGCTTTGGCCGGCGTatcctgctgttcctgtcctcccaccacgactttgataagatggtggaaaagtgcatccctgccaaagacctggcaaccatcagggacactgtccacactctgaaatccaag agctggttagagAACTttacccctgcaagccacaactggttgagcagaaggtgctccctctgctctggtacctcctggggacctccagcaacagtggtacggtccacgggaggggtggaagcgtga
- the LOC143485490 gene encoding uncharacterized protein LOC143485490 yields the protein MMLEPSSPPSSSSLSKPSGGLQEPLKNNSALCWLRPETVRGTASRSSVAEETELDESVERERLLRAHLEEKERMQDSHTSQLEQLRLQLDSQLQHTHKTHMQKELEVQKMMEQLDMKSKELKSQELLLQTQATDLKKRRQQLSEEEDDVEKGIEALSRVLRERDSLRAELDRLRDERKREREELEKEREGRRREREESRRMMEEREKLLSNTVLLQDRCDELHRRLSEAEQREHGDDNLERKKQEEGKEKSREKEGSLGVEEMEPPLSPVPTSHNNHSSIDDLQEYISCEGVSLQRARQFLEKETSCLRARQAALRTAHPSPQRSAAGGSAQLLCQEVSEQEKLRETVQKDHTLLRKKEERLSQLETSLAEELSCDEGERLVGDRRVSFDVRDSETSRDEYGQEETINGDHFSDDLVSSGDKKLMRIRQLTSIRHAD from the exons ATGATGTTGGAGCCTTCCTCgcctccatcctcttcctcactctccaaACCCTCTGGTGGACTGCAAGAGCCACTGAAGAAcaatagcgccctctgctggctgagGCCGGAGACGGTTCGCGGGACAGCAAGCAGGAGCAGCGTGGCAGAGGAGACTGAGCTGGAC gagagcgtggagagggagcgcttgttgagggctcatctggaggagaaggagaggatgcaggattcacacacatcccagctggagcagctcagactacagctcgactctcagctccaacacacccacaaaacacacatgcagaaa gagttagaagtgcagaagatgatggagcaactggacatgaaatccaaagagctcaaaagtcaggaactgctactccaaactcag gctacagatttgaagaagaggagacaacagctgagtgaggaagaagatgatgttgagaaggggatagag gctctctcacgtgtcctcagagaacgggacagtctgcgtgcggagctggacagactaagagatgagaggaagagagaaagggaggagctggaaaaagagagagagggaaggaggagggagagggaggagagcagaaggatgatggaggagagagagaagctactgagcaatacagtgcttctacaggatagatgtgatgaactccacagaaggctcag cgaggcggagcagagagagcatggagacgataacctggagagaaagaaacaggaggagggcaaggagaagagcagagagaaggagggctccctcggagtggaggaaatggaacctcctctctcccctgtgcccacctcccacaacaaccacagcagcatagacga cttgcaGGAGTATATCTCGTGTGAAGGTGTTTCTCTGCAGAGAGCAAGACAGTTCTTAGAGAAAGAGACCAGCTGTCTGAGAGCGAGACAAGCGGCACTAAGGACGGCCCACCCCAGCCCGCAGAGGTCCGCTGCAGGAGGTTCTGCTCAGCTTCTCTGTCAG gaggtgagtgagcaggagaagctgagggagacggtccagaaggaccacacgctcctgagaaagaaagaggagagactcagccagctggagacgtcactggcagaggag ctgtcatgtgatgaaggcgagcggctggtgggagatcggagagtctcatttgatgtcagagactcagagacgagcagagacgagtatggccaagaggagacga TTAATGGAGATCATTTCAGTGATGATCTCGTTAGCTCAGGAGATAAAAAGTTGATGAGGATAAGACAGCTGACATCAATCCGTCATGCTGATTAG